The Pogona vitticeps strain Pit_001003342236 chromosome 3, PviZW2.1, whole genome shotgun sequence genome includes a window with the following:
- the C3H11orf65 gene encoding protein MFI isoform X2 → MEPTNKKLLRKHGKYRKRLHDVDALMELYSNEKHKRRNHAATVIQRSWKRWLAEFLDAAAGVHIRFRLGGLKFPPSIYYKVFTHRPIVDMCAFSPKDYTKLAVKRGLLGKRQEESSEDRSDWYKRIENNGWRLLSIRYWKAMDPITANDNIKTKEFQYCRVVRKQELEKKRKRRKIEWLKKMYFGEKLQVKTLDPDATALIQRATEGLMNSLECEGVDKVMEWEVNEMLKWTNALNYETYVKEWKEIGTSKISESHLGFQFCDKPYDLSELSKKIQELVQSHMGKGRKGQQAP, encoded by the exons ATGGAACCCACAAACAAGAAATTGTTGCGTAAACATGG GAAATACAGAAAACGTTTGCACGATGTGGATGCACTCATGGAATTATATTCTAATGAGAAACACAAAAGACGAAACCATGCAGCAACTGTCATCCAAAGATCGTGGAAAAGGTGGCTG GCAGAATTTTTAGATGCTGCAGCAGGGGTTCATATCAGATTCAGACTCGGTGGG CTAAAGTTTCCTCCAAGCATATATTACAAAGTATTTACCCACAGACCTATTGTGGACATGTGTGCATTTAGTCCTAAAGATTATACAAAGCTTGCAGTCAAAAGAGGGCTACTAGGAAAGCGACAGGAAGAGAGTTCTGAAGATCGTAGTGACTGGTACAAACGCATCGAGAATAATGGCTGGAGACTTCTTTCCATCAGG TACTGGAAAGCTATGGATCCTATTACTGCTAAtgacaacataaaaacaaaagaattccAATACTGCAGGGTGGTAAGGAAACAGGAACTGGAAAAGAAACGAAAAAGGAGGAAAATTGAATGGCTGAAAAAAAT GTACTTTGGAGAAAAGCTGCAAGTGAAAACTCTGGATCCAGATGCAACTGCCTTAATTCAAAGAGCAACAGAAGGATTAATGAACAGTCTGGAATGTGAAGGAGTAGATAAAGTGATGGAATGGGAAGTGAATGAAATGTTAAAATGGACAAATGCACTCAACTATGAAac ATATGtcaaagaatggaaagaaattgGAACAAGCAAGATTTCTGAAAGCCACCTAG GTTTCCAGTTTTGTGACAAACCATATGATCTTTCTGAGTTATCAAAAAAGATCCAGGAATTAGTACAATCTCACATGGGCAAGGGCAGAAAGGGACAGCAAGCACCCTGA
- the C3H11orf65 gene encoding protein MFI isoform X1 gives MEPTNKKLLRKHGKYRKRLHDVDALMELYSNEKHKRRNHAATVIQRSWKRWLDLGVFDYYKELIGFKQCGEPSRLMKYIDPREAEFLDAAAGVHIRFRLGGLKFPPSIYYKVFTHRPIVDMCAFSPKDYTKLAVKRGLLGKRQEESSEDRSDWYKRIENNGWRLLSIRYWKAMDPITANDNIKTKEFQYCRVVRKQELEKKRKRRKIEWLKKMYFGEKLQVKTLDPDATALIQRATEGLMNSLECEGVDKVMEWEVNEMLKWTNALNYETYVKEWKEIGTSKISESHLGFQFCDKPYDLSELSKKIQELVQSHMGKGRKGQQAP, from the exons ATGGAACCCACAAACAAGAAATTGTTGCGTAAACATGG GAAATACAGAAAACGTTTGCACGATGTGGATGCACTCATGGAATTATATTCTAATGAGAAACACAAAAGACGAAACCATGCAGCAACTGTCATCCAAAGATCGTGGAAAAGGTGGCTG GATCTTGGTGTGTTTGACTACTATAAAGAATTAATAGGCTTTAAGCAGTGTGGAGAACCTTCCCGACTCATGAAGTACATTGACCCTAGAGAG GCAGAATTTTTAGATGCTGCAGCAGGGGTTCATATCAGATTCAGACTCGGTGGG CTAAAGTTTCCTCCAAGCATATATTACAAAGTATTTACCCACAGACCTATTGTGGACATGTGTGCATTTAGTCCTAAAGATTATACAAAGCTTGCAGTCAAAAGAGGGCTACTAGGAAAGCGACAGGAAGAGAGTTCTGAAGATCGTAGTGACTGGTACAAACGCATCGAGAATAATGGCTGGAGACTTCTTTCCATCAGG TACTGGAAAGCTATGGATCCTATTACTGCTAAtgacaacataaaaacaaaagaattccAATACTGCAGGGTGGTAAGGAAACAGGAACTGGAAAAGAAACGAAAAAGGAGGAAAATTGAATGGCTGAAAAAAAT GTACTTTGGAGAAAAGCTGCAAGTGAAAACTCTGGATCCAGATGCAACTGCCTTAATTCAAAGAGCAACAGAAGGATTAATGAACAGTCTGGAATGTGAAGGAGTAGATAAAGTGATGGAATGGGAAGTGAATGAAATGTTAAAATGGACAAATGCACTCAACTATGAAac ATATGtcaaagaatggaaagaaattgGAACAAGCAAGATTTCTGAAAGCCACCTAG GTTTCCAGTTTTGTGACAAACCATATGATCTTTCTGAGTTATCAAAAAAGATCCAGGAATTAGTACAATCTCACATGGGCAAGGGCAGAAAGGGACAGCAAGCACCCTGA